The following are encoded together in the Bradymonas sediminis genome:
- the ppc gene encoding phosphoenolpyruvate carboxylase — translation MTSFGQEEKPRLTEDLRTQVDLLGRALGDAIKEHYGETTYELVESLRSWAQRTDAGEELFRQVAKLSLPEIENIIRSYTSYFHLANKAEQLEIARINRKREFEATVENPRSESIAQGVESMRQAGWSDAELTDFLKELRIEPTLTAHPTEARRETLLNIQQRIAGHLKKMAAQTQTPAEAKRIEEALRSEVALMLLSDQIRTERKTVDDEVDFGLYFLATTIWDAVPKIQRDLQRALSERSEGDNFDQATELPALFRYSSWIGGDRDGNPNVTVDTTRNTFEKQRRVALKKYIKSLRLLRQELSVSEVHVTLCDALFESLAEDKKSVKLSKADTRLVERDYAHEPFRRKLTYMLAKLNMAIDQGAAPTHFARGAAASTAAPEERYRAEQFQDELKLIGKALHQAGLSHLANGRLTDLLAQVATFGFRLASLDFRQHSRVHEAAVSELLAIAGVASDYMGMPEEARLELLNQELQNPRPLRPRGHVELSEQTRDLLEVFEVARQALEEDPGAVRAWVISMTHELSDLLEVLLLAKESGLWVHRPGERGYAPIEIVPLLETIEDLAHVDTFMAKLFENPAYAAQLDGRERFQEVMVGYSDSSKDGGYWMANWSQHKAQRALGEVSAKYNVQLCMFHGRGGTVGRGGGHSTRAIVGIPPQSYSGRIRFTEQGEVISFRYSLEPIAHRHLEQLVHAMAQAAQGARDYRAGDAKNTARDQAMEAVAARSMRVYRELIDDPEFWPWYQRVTPIEHISRLPIASRPSSRSGPAGPTFDSLRAIPWNFAWTQTRYNTPGWYGMGTGLEEAVEANEINLEDLRDWYKNWSYFQGIIDNAQLEMARARLAVSRQYCENLAEDMAFHERLEKEFELTRKWLLKITETDELLSKNNTIRQLIAVRNPYTDVLNALQIELMTRWQKADCADLGHALLLSLNGVAAAMQNTG, via the coding sequence ATGACGAGCTTTGGACAAGAGGAAAAACCGCGACTCACCGAGGACTTGCGCACGCAGGTCGACCTGTTGGGCCGCGCGTTGGGCGACGCCATTAAGGAGCACTACGGCGAAACAACCTATGAGTTGGTGGAATCTCTGCGAAGTTGGGCGCAACGCACCGACGCCGGAGAGGAACTCTTTCGCCAGGTCGCCAAGCTCTCGCTGCCCGAAATCGAAAATATCATCCGCAGCTATACCAGCTATTTTCACCTGGCCAATAAAGCCGAGCAGCTCGAGATCGCGCGCATCAACCGCAAGCGCGAATTCGAGGCCACTGTCGAGAACCCGCGCTCGGAGTCCATCGCCCAGGGCGTCGAGTCGATGCGCCAGGCGGGCTGGAGTGACGCGGAGCTCACCGACTTCCTAAAAGAGCTGCGCATCGAGCCCACCCTCACCGCCCACCCCACCGAGGCTCGCCGCGAGACGTTGCTCAACATCCAGCAGCGCATCGCCGGGCACCTCAAGAAGATGGCGGCGCAGACTCAGACGCCGGCGGAGGCCAAACGCATCGAAGAGGCCCTGCGCAGCGAAGTCGCGCTGATGCTCCTTAGCGACCAGATTCGCACCGAACGAAAGACCGTCGACGACGAAGTCGACTTCGGCCTGTACTTTCTGGCGACCACGATCTGGGACGCGGTCCCTAAAATTCAACGCGACCTGCAGCGCGCGCTCAGCGAGCGATCTGAGGGTGATAATTTCGACCAGGCCACCGAGCTTCCGGCGCTGTTTCGCTACTCCTCCTGGATCGGCGGCGACCGCGACGGCAACCCGAACGTCACGGTCGACACGACCCGCAACACCTTCGAGAAGCAGCGGCGCGTGGCGCTCAAAAAATATATCAAATCGCTGCGCCTGCTGCGCCAGGAGCTTAGCGTCTCCGAGGTCCACGTCACGCTTTGCGACGCCCTCTTCGAGTCGCTCGCCGAGGACAAAAAGAGCGTCAAGCTCAGCAAGGCCGACACGCGTCTGGTCGAGCGCGATTATGCCCATGAGCCGTTCCGCCGGAAGCTGACCTATATGCTGGCCAAGTTGAATATGGCCATCGACCAGGGCGCGGCCCCGACGCATTTTGCCCGCGGCGCGGCGGCTTCGACCGCTGCACCCGAGGAGCGCTACCGCGCGGAGCAATTTCAGGACGAGCTCAAGCTCATCGGAAAAGCGCTGCATCAGGCGGGTCTTAGCCATCTGGCCAACGGTCGCCTGACCGATCTTCTGGCGCAGGTCGCGACCTTTGGCTTTCGCCTGGCAAGCCTCGACTTTCGCCAGCATAGCCGCGTGCACGAAGCCGCGGTCAGCGAATTATTGGCCATCGCGGGCGTTGCGTCCGATTATATGGGAATGCCCGAAGAGGCGCGGCTGGAGCTACTTAATCAAGAGCTGCAGAACCCGCGCCCGCTGCGCCCGCGCGGCCATGTTGAGCTCAGCGAGCAAACCCGCGACTTACTCGAGGTCTTTGAGGTCGCCCGCCAGGCCCTCGAAGAAGATCCCGGCGCGGTGCGCGCCTGGGTCATCAGCATGACCCACGAGCTGAGCGACCTGCTCGAGGTGCTCCTGCTGGCCAAGGAATCCGGGCTATGGGTGCATCGCCCCGGCGAGCGTGGCTACGCCCCGATCGAGATCGTGCCGCTTCTGGAGACCATCGAAGACCTGGCCCATGTCGATACATTCATGGCGAAGCTCTTCGAGAACCCGGCCTACGCCGCCCAATTGGACGGGCGCGAGCGCTTCCAGGAAGTCATGGTCGGCTACTCCGACAGCTCCAAAGACGGCGGCTATTGGATGGCGAATTGGTCCCAGCACAAGGCACAGCGTGCCCTGGGCGAAGTCAGCGCCAAATATAATGTGCAATTATGTATGTTCCACGGGCGCGGCGGCACGGTCGGGCGAGGCGGCGGACACAGCACCCGCGCCATCGTCGGCATCCCGCCGCAGTCCTATTCGGGGCGCATCCGCTTCACCGAACAGGGCGAGGTCATCTCCTTCCGCTATTCGCTGGAGCCCATCGCCCACCGCCACCTCGAGCAGCTCGTGCACGCGATGGCCCAGGCAGCCCAGGGCGCGCGCGACTACCGCGCCGGCGACGCCAAAAACACCGCGCGCGACCAGGCCATGGAGGCCGTGGCCGCCCGCTCAATGCGTGTCTACCGCGAGCTCATCGACGACCCTGAATTCTGGCCATGGTACCAGCGCGTCACCCCGATCGAGCATATCAGTCGCCTGCCCATTGCCTCGCGCCCCAGCTCGCGCTCCGGCCCCGCTGGACCGACCTTCGACAGCCTGCGCGCCATTCCGTGGAACTTCGCCTGGACCCAGACCCGCTATAATACTCCGGGTTGGTACGGCATGGGCACAGGTCTCGAAGAAGCCGTTGAGGCCAACGAGATCAACCTCGAAGACCTGCGCGATTGGTATAAGAATTGGAGTTATTTCCAGGGAATTATCGACAACGCCCAGCTCGAAATGGCGCGCGCGCGCCTGGCGGTCTCGCGCCAATACTGCGAGAACCTCGCCGAAGATATGGCGTTTCACGAGCGCCTCGAGAAAGAGTTTGAGCTCACCCGAAAATGGTTGCTCAAGATCACCGAAACCGACGAGTTGCTCTCCAAGAATAACACGATTCGCCAGCTTATCGCGGTGCGAAACCCCTATACCGATGTGCTCAACGCCCTGCAGATCGAGCTGATGACCCGCTGGCAAAAGGCCGACTGCGCCGACCTGGGCCACGCGCTGCTCTTAAGCCTCAACGGCGTCGCCGCGGCCATGCAGAATACCGGCTGA
- a CDS encoding SDR family NAD(P)-dependent oxidoreductase yields MTDELKDLLARIENATQLLEEIQEDRGLLADVETEVRNRFLMAAGMVSRPGKRARKKLARARLKKEKQQRREHDEALMDQTEIREKRSNPVFLTPRWRDASKFKELAAAPASEPIGQTEEERTCYVCRDAFTDVHFFYDQMCIKCGDFNYAKRSQTADLRGRVALVTGSRVKIGYQAAILLLRAGASVICTTRFPHDAARRYAAEEDFDEWKDRLKIYGIDLRHTPSVENFCAELNRTLDRLDFIINNACQTVRRPSGFYDHLMAAELGAEEMSPDELALVGTFNPTTAASGLLADGGSELDTTQKVTSAHLSQVELLAEDGERGHHLFPAGELDADLQQVDLRKVNSWRLKLDEVSAIEMLEVHLVNAVAPFIINARLKRLMEKVPTADKHIVNVSAMEGQFYRVFKTDRHPHTNMAKAGLNMMTRTSAPDYIESGIHMNSVDTGWVTDEDPDHHARLKRELHRFHPPLDIVDGAARIVDPILHGINTGEHVWGQFLKDYKITDW; encoded by the coding sequence GTGACTGACGAATTAAAAGATCTGCTCGCGCGCATCGAGAATGCGACGCAATTACTTGAGGAAATCCAGGAGGATCGCGGGCTGTTGGCTGACGTCGAGACCGAGGTGCGCAATCGGTTTTTGATGGCCGCCGGCATGGTGTCTCGGCCGGGGAAACGCGCGCGCAAAAAGCTCGCGCGGGCGCGGCTCAAAAAAGAAAAGCAGCAGCGCCGCGAGCACGACGAGGCGCTGATGGATCAGACCGAGATCCGCGAAAAACGCAGCAACCCGGTGTTCCTGACGCCGCGTTGGCGCGACGCGTCGAAGTTCAAGGAGTTGGCGGCTGCGCCGGCCTCCGAGCCCATCGGCCAGACCGAGGAGGAGCGCACCTGCTATGTCTGCCGCGACGCCTTCACGGACGTGCATTTTTTCTACGATCAGATGTGTATCAAATGCGGTGATTTCAACTACGCCAAGCGCTCACAGACCGCCGATTTGCGCGGGCGCGTGGCGCTGGTGACCGGGTCGCGCGTCAAGATCGGCTACCAGGCGGCGATCCTGCTGCTGCGGGCGGGGGCGTCGGTGATCTGTACCACGCGCTTTCCCCACGACGCCGCGCGCCGCTACGCCGCTGAGGAGGATTTCGACGAGTGGAAAGATCGCCTCAAGATCTATGGCATCGACCTTCGCCATACCCCGAGCGTCGAGAATTTCTGCGCGGAGCTCAATCGCACGCTCGATCGCCTCGATTTTATCATCAATAACGCCTGTCAAACGGTGCGGCGCCCGTCCGGATTCTACGACCATCTGATGGCGGCGGAGCTTGGCGCCGAGGAGATGTCCCCCGACGAACTTGCCCTGGTCGGTACCTTCAACCCGACCACCGCCGCCAGCGGGTTGCTCGCCGACGGTGGCAGTGAATTGGACACCACCCAAAAGGTCACTTCGGCCCACCTCAGCCAAGTCGAACTGCTCGCCGAAGATGGCGAGCGTGGGCATCATCTTTTTCCGGCCGGTGAGCTGGATGCTGACCTTCAGCAGGTTGATCTGCGCAAGGTAAATAGCTGGCGTCTCAAGCTCGACGAGGTCTCCGCGATCGAAATGTTGGAGGTTCACCTGGTCAACGCGGTCGCGCCGTTTATTATCAACGCGCGCCTCAAACGTCTGATGGAAAAGGTGCCCACGGCCGACAAGCATATCGTGAACGTCTCGGCCATGGAGGGGCAGTTCTACCGGGTCTTTAAGACCGACCGGCATCCGCATACCAACATGGCCAAGGCCGGGCTGAATATGATGACGCGCACCAGCGCGCCCGACTATATTGAGTCGGGCATTCATATGAATAGCGTGGACACCGGCTGGGTGACCGATGAGGACCCGGACCACCACGCGCGGCTGAAGCGCGAGCTGCACCGTTTTCACCCGCCGCTTGATATCGTGGACGGGGCGGCGCGAATCGTCGACCCGATTCTCCACGGCATTAACACCGGCGAGCATGTGTGGGGCCAGTTCCTAAAAGATTATAAGATTACGGACTGGTGA
- a CDS encoding vWA domain-containing protein: MKSLNNNLMVCVVAMGLLVGLTSTASARTVKIDRSNGATVSAGGTVALKASLSKAYVPAKAATTMHARIELRAGEAELQERAPMNLAVVLDHSGSMGGGRLEQAKAAAHSLVDRLSEQDRLAVVSYGTSVTVNQDSVLATLANKELLHNAINAVNLGGSTNLEGGYLTGAKIVAKYPTDDSVNRVVLLSDGHANIGLQTPEELGALAGKQLEKGISVSAMGIGLDYNEKLMAKMASQGAGNYYFVEDEKKLVAIFEKEFKSLSNVVARNAKIEFKVGPGVELLKVHGFAHTMKGDKAVINLGAFYAHQHKDILVELAVSARGEAKRDIADIRLSFKDVVQGDKSVHSTGQLVATATKDRTKLASVDKSVMQRVEQITYAQNVARANDAYEKGKKDEAKKILGEQKKRMERAGAAYGFADSKVAEKVAELEAQEAEMEAAPAPSAAPAKRMRKASRSKADAVMMSADSF; encoded by the coding sequence ATGAAGAGCTTGAATAATAACCTGATGGTTTGCGTGGTGGCGATGGGCCTTTTGGTGGGGTTGACGAGCACGGCGAGCGCGCGAACCGTGAAGATCGACCGAAGCAACGGGGCGACGGTGTCGGCGGGCGGGACGGTCGCGCTCAAGGCGTCGCTCTCCAAGGCCTATGTGCCGGCGAAGGCGGCGACCACGATGCACGCGCGCATTGAGCTGAGGGCCGGCGAGGCCGAGCTGCAGGAGCGCGCGCCGATGAACCTGGCCGTGGTGCTCGACCACTCCGGCTCGATGGGCGGCGGGCGCCTGGAGCAGGCGAAGGCGGCCGCGCACTCCCTGGTCGACCGTCTCTCCGAGCAGGACCGCCTGGCCGTGGTGAGCTACGGCACGTCGGTGACGGTCAACCAGGATTCGGTGCTCGCGACGCTGGCAAATAAAGAGTTGCTGCACAACGCGATCAACGCCGTGAACCTCGGCGGGTCGACCAACCTGGAGGGCGGGTATCTGACGGGCGCAAAGATCGTGGCGAAGTACCCCACCGATGACTCCGTCAACCGGGTGGTCTTGCTCTCGGACGGCCACGCCAATATCGGCCTGCAAACCCCCGAGGAGCTCGGAGCGCTGGCCGGAAAGCAGCTTGAAAAGGGTATCTCGGTGAGCGCGATGGGTATCGGGCTGGATTATAACGAGAAGTTGATGGCGAAGATGGCATCGCAGGGCGCCGGCAATTATTATTTCGTCGAAGATGAGAAGAAGCTCGTGGCCATCTTCGAAAAGGAGTTCAAATCCCTGTCGAATGTCGTGGCGAGAAACGCCAAGATCGAGTTCAAAGTCGGCCCGGGCGTGGAGCTTTTGAAGGTCCACGGCTTCGCCCACACCATGAAGGGCGACAAGGCGGTCATCAACCTGGGCGCGTTCTATGCGCACCAGCACAAGGATATCCTGGTCGAGCTGGCGGTGTCGGCCCGCGGCGAGGCGAAGCGCGATATCGCGGATATCCGCCTGAGCTTTAAGGACGTGGTCCAGGGCGACAAATCGGTGCACTCCACAGGGCAATTGGTCGCCACCGCGACCAAAGATCGCACGAAGCTGGCCAGCGTCGACAAATCCGTGATGCAGCGCGTCGAGCAGATCACCTACGCCCAGAACGTGGCGCGCGCCAACGACGCCTATGAGAAGGGCAAAAAGGACGAGGCCAAGAAGATCCTGGGCGAGCAAAAGAAGCGCATGGAGCGGGCCGGTGCTGCCTACGGGTTCGCGGACTCAAAGGTCGCCGAGAAGGTCGCCGAGCTGGAGGCCCAGGAGGCCGAGATGGAGGCTGCCCCGGCCCCGTCAGCTGCCCCGGCCAAGCGCATGCGCAAGGCGAGTCGCAGCAAAGCTGACGCCGTGATGATGAGCGCGGATTCGTTCTAA
- a CDS encoding LLM class flavin-dependent oxidoreductase has translation MMHLNLFIFGCGHHSAAWRHPDSSVEQLGDIRYYERLAQLAERGKFDAVFLADGHSAGNVSDGSWWFLEPLTALSAMSRATEKIGLISTVSSTFYTPFHAARMLASLDHISGGRIGWNVVTSMFDAEARNHNYESMPKHADRYRRAGEFVDVVLRLWDSWHEDALSFDRAGHYADPEKVQPINHQGEFFSVDGPLNVPRPPQGHPVLFQAGASEPGRDLASSRAEAIYAVAYDLPAAQEYYRDINRRAKAAGRTVGVPIMPGLVTYVASTEAEAKAKQRELDELLPTEASLRQLGMFVEKDCMDWELDAPVPPLPPLEEFTGPKGRYSTILRIIEAEQPTVRQLLGRLAAGGGHCTIVGTPKKIVDQMELWFKNEGADGFNLMPPSLPHSVEDFVEQVVPELQRRGLFRKDYESDTLRGHLGLAKPT, from the coding sequence ATGATGCATCTTAATCTATTTATTTTTGGTTGCGGTCACCACAGCGCTGCCTGGCGCCACCCGGATTCCTCGGTCGAGCAATTGGGCGATATTCGCTATTATGAGCGATTGGCCCAGCTCGCTGAGCGCGGTAAATTCGACGCCGTTTTTTTGGCGGACGGGCACTCCGCCGGCAACGTCTCCGACGGAAGTTGGTGGTTTTTGGAGCCGCTGACCGCGCTGTCGGCGATGAGCCGGGCGACCGAGAAGATCGGTCTGATCAGTACCGTCTCAAGCACCTTCTATACCCCGTTTCACGCCGCGCGCATGCTCGCCTCGCTCGACCATATTTCGGGCGGGCGTATCGGGTGGAACGTCGTGACCTCGATGTTCGACGCCGAGGCGCGAAACCACAATTACGAGAGCATGCCCAAGCACGCCGACCGCTACCGGCGAGCCGGGGAGTTCGTCGACGTGGTGCTCAGGTTGTGGGATTCCTGGCATGAGGACGCGCTGAGCTTTGACCGCGCGGGGCATTACGCGGACCCCGAAAAAGTCCAGCCCATCAATCATCAAGGGGAGTTCTTCTCGGTGGACGGACCGCTGAACGTGCCGCGCCCGCCGCAGGGGCATCCGGTGTTGTTTCAGGCGGGGGCGTCCGAGCCCGGGCGCGACCTGGCGTCGAGCCGGGCCGAGGCGATCTACGCGGTGGCCTATGATTTGCCCGCCGCCCAGGAATATTATCGGGATATCAACCGGCGCGCGAAGGCGGCGGGGCGCACGGTGGGGGTTCCGATCATGCCCGGTTTGGTGACCTATGTGGCCTCCACCGAAGCCGAGGCGAAGGCCAAGCAGCGTGAGTTGGATGAGCTATTGCCGACCGAGGCGTCGCTTCGGCAGTTGGGGATGTTCGTCGAGAAAGATTGCATGGATTGGGAGTTGGACGCGCCGGTGCCGCCGCTGCCGCCACTGGAGGAGTTTACGGGGCCCAAGGGGCGCTACAGCACGATCCTGCGCATTATCGAGGCGGAGCAGCCCACGGTGCGCCAATTGCTGGGGCGCCTGGCCGCCGGCGGCGGGCATTGCACCATCGTGGGGACGCCCAAAAAGATCGTCGACCAGATGGAGCTGTGGTTTAAGAATGAGGGCGCCGACGGGTTTAACCTGATGCCGCCGTCGCTGCCGCACAGCGTCGAGGATTTTGTGGAGCAGGTCGTGCCGGAACTGCAGCGCCGCGGGCTTTTCCGCAAAGACTACGAGAGCGACACGCTGCGCGGGCATCTGGGCCTGGCCAAACCAACCTGA
- a CDS encoding TadE/TadG family type IV pilus assembly protein, translating into MLTSLGHVGAVTLIASSIALLIVPMSTLKLVLSAHRVAPAMIQRSMPSILLHIGLSACIWALCVIMYKLWTRPRPQVIHRLGQRGSVMTETLIVLPVFFLLCFGMAQLAVNNIGGILANVAVYQAARAAWVWQPEVGVTRVSTEVTAEEAKNRVRIAAALVMTPVAPGDFLKDTESNSAFKDTRDAMASSQDILGTILNIPDILSGFETGGNTRATRSNLSISRALDESSFMTRSVRKFTHAYQATSVEISEDSGRTKVDLTFKLQQVMPFANRIFGKFEVVDGREGLFSVYERTYSFRTQPFKPNAQTPDGVGNVPEQQPDGGKPDLEGGVDWEGSEDGGYDPNNPPSSG; encoded by the coding sequence ATGCTTACGTCTCTGGGCCATGTGGGCGCGGTGACGCTGATCGCGTCGAGCATCGCGCTGTTGATCGTGCCGATGTCGACGCTGAAGCTCGTCCTGTCGGCCCACCGCGTCGCGCCGGCGATGATTCAGCGCTCGATGCCGTCGATCCTCCTGCATATTGGATTGTCCGCCTGCATCTGGGCGCTTTGCGTTATCATGTACAAATTGTGGACGCGCCCTCGCCCCCAGGTGATTCATCGGCTTGGCCAGCGCGGCAGCGTGATGACCGAGACCCTGATCGTGCTGCCGGTCTTCTTCTTGCTCTGCTTCGGCATGGCGCAGTTGGCGGTCAATAATATCGGGGGGATCTTGGCCAATGTCGCGGTCTACCAGGCTGCGCGCGCCGCGTGGGTGTGGCAGCCCGAGGTTGGCGTGACGCGCGTGTCCACCGAGGTCACCGCCGAGGAGGCCAAGAATCGGGTGCGGATTGCGGCAGCGCTGGTCATGACGCCGGTCGCCCCGGGAGACTTCTTAAAGGACACCGAGAGCAACAGCGCGTTTAAGGACACCCGAGATGCGATGGCCTCGTCTCAGGATATTCTCGGGACGATCCTGAATATCCCGGATATTCTGTCGGGCTTTGAGACCGGCGGCAACACCCGGGCGACCCGGAGCAATCTAAGCATCTCACGGGCGCTGGATGAGTCGAGCTTTATGACCCGAAGCGTGCGCAAATTTACCCACGCCTATCAGGCTACCTCAGTTGAGATCAGCGAAGACAGCGGGCGCACGAAGGTCGATCTTACCTTCAAGCTCCAGCAGGTGATGCCCTTTGCGAATCGCATCTTTGGGAAGTTCGAAGTCGTCGATGGGCGCGAGGGGCTCTTCAGCGTCTATGAGCGAACCTATAGCTTTCGCACCCAGCCCTTTAAGCCCAACGCCCAGACCCCGGATGGGGTCGGCAACGTCCCCGAGCAGCAGCCCGACGGCGGTAAGCCCGACCTTGAAGGCGGCGTTGATTGGGAGGGCAGCGAGGATGGCGGCTATGACCCGAATAACCCCCCGTCAAGCGGCTGA
- the dbpA gene encoding ATP-dependent RNA helicase DbpA: MIFSDKTFRTLNLGPEWVENLDQLGYEKMTAIQAEALPMMLEGADVLGHASTGTGKTAAFGLALLRNIKPGGARPGALVLCPTRELAAQVTDNLRALARPLANTNIVTLCGGHPFSRQRESLGHGVDVVVGTPGRVLDHLRRETLDLSELSTLVLDEADRMLDMGFVHDVSEVADFAPASRQTLFFSATLTDAVRELSEEFQNDAKFVSVVSQEDAPEITQFLYHIAGVERIDALERVLARHKPESAIIFCNQRDTCDEVVHELEAAGHSARALHGGLEQRERDDMLLMFSNKSVRLLVATNVAARGLDVDEVDAVINYELPRDTKAFVHRIGRTARAGGEGLAISIIGHKDQKKIVELDEYFNGVEITRAGDLPDRFPDPKPADMMTIAIQGGRKDKLRPGDIVGALTGDMGFDGGTIGLISVRDRITFVAMHHAVAEKALARINRGKIKAKTFRAFMLGSE; this comes from the coding sequence ATGATTTTCAGCGATAAGACCTTTCGAACCCTTAATCTGGGCCCGGAATGGGTCGAGAACCTCGACCAACTTGGCTACGAGAAGATGACAGCGATCCAGGCAGAGGCCCTGCCGATGATGCTCGAGGGGGCCGATGTGCTCGGCCACGCGAGCACCGGAACCGGCAAGACGGCGGCCTTCGGGCTGGCGCTCTTGCGCAATATTAAGCCCGGCGGCGCGCGCCCCGGCGCCCTCGTTTTGTGCCCCACCCGCGAGCTCGCCGCCCAGGTCACCGACAATCTGCGCGCGCTCGCCCGGCCGCTGGCCAATACCAATATCGTGACGCTGTGCGGCGGGCATCCCTTCTCGCGCCAGCGCGAGTCGCTGGGGCACGGGGTCGACGTGGTGGTGGGGACGCCGGGGCGTGTGCTCGACCATCTTCGCCGCGAGACCCTGGACCTGTCTGAGCTGTCAACGCTGGTGCTCGACGAGGCCGATCGCATGCTCGATATGGGCTTTGTGCACGACGTGTCTGAGGTGGCCGATTTTGCGCCGGCCTCGCGCCAGACGCTGTTTTTCTCGGCCACGCTCACCGACGCGGTGCGCGAGCTGAGCGAGGAGTTCCAGAATGACGCGAAATTCGTGTCGGTCGTCTCCCAGGAGGACGCCCCCGAGATCACGCAATTTCTCTATCATATCGCGGGCGTGGAGCGGATCGACGCGCTTGAGCGGGTGCTTGCCCGGCATAAGCCCGAGTCGGCGATTATCTTCTGCAACCAGCGCGACACCTGCGATGAGGTGGTCCACGAGTTGGAGGCCGCCGGGCATTCCGCGCGGGCTTTGCACGGCGGGCTGGAGCAGCGCGAGCGCGACGATATGCTGCTGATGTTTAGCAATAAGAGCGTGCGCCTGCTGGTCGCGACCAACGTGGCGGCGCGCGGGCTCGACGTGGATGAGGTCGACGCGGTGATTAACTACGAGCTGCCGCGCGACACCAAGGCGTTTGTGCACCGCATCGGGCGCACCGCGCGCGCCGGCGGTGAGGGGCTCGCGATCAGCATCATCGGGCACAAGGACCAGAAGAAGATCGTCGAGCTGGACGAGTATTTTAACGGCGTTGAGATCACCCGCGCGGGCGATCTTCCCGACCGTTTCCCCGACCCCAAGCCGGCTGATATGATGACCATCGCCATTCAGGGCGGGCGCAAGGATAAGCTGCGCCCCGGGGATATCGTCGGCGCGCTCACCGGCGATATGGGGTTCGACGGCGGCACCATCGGGCTGATCTCGGTGCGCGACCGCATCACTTTTGTGGCGATGCATCACGCGGTGGCCGAGAAGGCGCTGGCGCGCATCAATCGTGGCAAGATCAAGGCGAAGACGTTCCGGGCCTTTATGCTCGGCAGCGAATAA